In the Parasteatoda tepidariorum isolate YZ-2023 chromosome 3, CAS_Ptep_4.0, whole genome shotgun sequence genome, one interval contains:
- the LOC107450751 gene encoding degenerin mec-4-like, which yields MDEKNRMYAGYRFQELITKCSFNGKNCQTQDFILFPTLQYGNCFTFKNTAHVKASRYLPYRGLELFLDIDESSYMDKVSPSLGIKVLIHNSSELPNLEEKGIFLSAGFETSITLGETVMERLPIPYKDECKTYDANLSQSDCIKSCIQNVSYIKCGCVDPTIHAAQINKRHCNLTDTVQMWCLEDALKDLVMGKFDCQCPYACLSVNFDPHVSKAVWPSKNYFNQFLASDNSSLMSWKTHLKHFRERFALLKVNFEVSKKVMVKQVPVYRSDELFGYFGGALGLCFGASAFSLWLKVEYLMNAIKHFL from the coding sequence ATGGATGAGAAAAATAGAATGTATGCCGGATACCGTTTTCAAGAATTAATCACCAAATGCAGTTTCAATGGAAAAAACTGCCAAACTCaagatttcattttgtttccaACCCTGCAGTATGGAAATTGCTTCACCTTTAAAAATACAGCCCACGTAAAAGCAAGCAGATATTTACCTTATCGTGGTTTAGAACTTTTCTTGGATATCGATGAAAGTTCCTACATGGATAAAGtatcgccaagtcttggaatAAAAGTATTAATCCACAATTCCTCGGAACTACCCAATCTGGAAGAAAAAGGAATATTCCTCAGCGCTGGATTTGAGACAAGCATTACACTTGGCGAAACTGTGATGGAAAGATTACCAATACCTTACAAAGACGAATGCAAAACTTACGACGCCAACTTGAGTCAAAGCGATTGCATCAAATCGTGTATTCAAAATGTTAGTTACATCAAATGTGGATGCGTTGATCCAACAATTCATGCagctcaaataaataaaagacattgTAATTTGACTGACACAGTGCAAATGTGGTGTTTAGAGGATGCCCTTAAGGATTTGGTTATGGGCAAATTTGACTGTCAATGTCCATATGCATGTTTATCAGTAAATTTTGATCCGCATGTTTCGAAAGCAGTTTGGCcttcgaaaaattatttcaatcagTTTCTTGCGTCTGATAACTCTTCTTTGATGAGTTGGAAGAcgcatttaaagcattttaggGAAAGGTTTGCTTTGCTGAAAGTCAATTTCGAAGTTTCAAAGAAAGTAATGGTGAAGCAGGTACCTGTTTATCGAAGTGACGAACTTTTTGGCTATTTTGGTGGTGCTCTTGGACTTTGCTTCGGGGCTTCTGCATTTTCATTGTGGCTGAAAGTTGAGTATTTAATGAAcgcaataaaacattttctgtaa